A single region of the Vicia villosa cultivar HV-30 ecotype Madison, WI linkage group LG4, Vvil1.0, whole genome shotgun sequence genome encodes:
- the LOC131597241 gene encoding protein MAINTENANCE OF MERISTEMS-like, giving the protein MSGLLALGDNHRGTRENVAAYDDSKRFRLHNHLFDREPSESIKPYLERAGFGRVAKINFRSVDSKLVIAILERWRPETHTFHLPTGECTITLEDINMLFGLRINGRAVVGETEGPDYACVDALGIEPFSDRVKGAVKLRWIHDELIELEKNSQKTEEENILHAKLYILSMIAVLFPDKSHNVLHSSWFKFVKDIDECGKYSWGSACLSYLYREMCKACRVGCISVGGCSLILAVWTYYRIP; this is encoded by the exons ATGTCTGGTTTGCTTGCTTTGGGAGATAATCATAGAGGAACAAGGGAGAACGTTGCTGCATAC GATGATTCTAAAAGGTTTAGACTACATAATCATCTATTTGATAGGGAGCCAAGTGAGTCTATCAAGCCTTACTTGGAACGAGCCGGTTTTGGACGTGTCGCCAAAATAAACTTTAGAAGTGTTGATTCTAAACTTGTAATTGCGATACTTGAGAGGTGGAGGCCCGAGACACACACGTTTCATTTGCCAACCGGTGAATGTACAATCACACTAGAGGATATAAATATGTTGTTTGGCCTCCGCATAAATGGGAGGGCTGTAGTAGGTGAAACCGAAGGACCTGATTATGCATGTGTCGATGCTTTAGGCATAGAACCTTTTAGTGATAGGGTGAAGGGTGCGGTAAAATTGAGATGGATCCACGACGAGTTGATTGAGTtagaaaaaaattctcaaaaaaccGAGGAGGAAAATATACTGCATGCAAAATTATATATCTTAAGTATGATTGCAGTTTTATTTCCTGACAAATCTCATAATGTGTTGCATTCTTCTTGGTTCAAATTTGTCAAAGATATTGATGAATGCGGcaaatatagttgggggtctgcGTGTTTGTCTTACCTTTACAGGGAGATGTGCAAAGCATGTCGTGTAGGATGCATCAGTGTTGGAGGCTGCTCACTCATTCTCGCTGTGTGGACCTACTATCGCATTCCATGA
- the LOC131597242 gene encoding uncharacterized protein LOC131597242 yields MAQRNIICSVHYNGVISNDLTNGFSFSNTETKRFKVHCRADFMHLKEWIVSKLQLPVSEIIYRLPLFTGDNGNIFYVMKQIEDDDGVKVMFECHNSFAPLDSVELYVRIVSPAVNQSQESHSHQYAMSQPTNEEPTQNNEPFIPNEQVDEYSEDEIQEVQYEDIFGDHNDPDIVVPSQPTIARPISMYAPPDHMRNICLEEAQSESIFGSHKTNYSDVDLYEGMEFEDKEECVAVIQHWHITNNLDYWVYKSDKNRYVIKCTNPTCQFKCRASVRKKNSKWTIGKLSGPHVCTTTSMSQDHRQLTSDIVSHCIRDLVNTDPSIKVKLIISHITGKYGYNISYRKAWIAKVKAIESLYGN; encoded by the coding sequence ATGGCTCAAAGAAACATTATTTGTTCAGTGCATTACAATGGTGTTATCAGTAACGATCTAACCAACGGTTTTTCGTTTAGCAATACCGAAACAAAACGTTTCAAAGTGCATTGTAGAGCCGATTTTATGCATTTGAAGGAATGGATTGTATCAAAATTGCAACTtcctgtaagtgaaattatttatcGACTACCGTTATTTACTGGAGACAACGGTAACATTTTTTACGTCATGAAACAAATAGAAGACGACGATGGCGTTAAAGTGATGTTCGAATGTCACAATTCGTTTGCTCCTCTTGACTCAGTCGAGCTTTATGTTCGCATTGTTAGTCCTGCAGTTAACCAATCGCAAGAGTCGCATTCGCATCAATACGCTATGAGCCAACCCACTAATGAAGAGCCAACACAAAACAACGAACCATTTATACCCAACGAACAAGTGGACGAGTACAGTGAAGATGAAATACAAGAAGTGCAATATGAAGATATTTTTGGTGACCACAATGACCCTGATATTGTTGTGCCGTCGCAGCCTACAATTGCACGACCGATTAGCATGTACGCCCCACCGGATCACATGCGAAATATCTGTTTAGAAGAGGCACAGTCTGAATCAATATTTGGTTCGCACAAAACAAACTATAGTGATGTTGATTTATATGAGGGAATGGAGTTTGAAGACAAGGAGGAGTGCGTTGCTGTTATACAACATTGGCATATCACCAATAATCTTGATTATTGGGTATACAAATCTGATAAGAACAGATATGTCATCAAATGCACGAATCCAACTTGCCAATTCAAATGTAGAGCATCAGTTCGTAAGAAGAATTCCAAATGGACGATAGGTAAGTTGAGTGGACCACATGTCTGCACAACCACTTCAATGTCGCAAGACCATAGACAACTTACCTCAGATATTGTCTCTCACTGCATCAGAGATCTGGTTAACACCGACCCATCAATTAAGGTAAAGCTCATAATTTCTCATATAACAGGAAAGTATGGTTATAATATATCTTACAGGAAAGCGTGGATTGCAAAGGTAAAGGCCATAGAATCCTTGTATGGAAACTGA
- the LOC131597243 gene encoding uncharacterized protein LOC131597243, with protein sequence MKTYLPGMIIDLETLPAFSNEGSQLGDKMIFHRLFWAFQPCIHGFAYCKPIVQVNGTWLYGRYKGTLLMAVAQDGNGYALTESTHNYYRTEIRQINRDALEWIENITREKWARAFDRGQQWGHMTTNLAEAMNSVLKATRNLPIASLFSATYFRMGALFGQHGHEWTKRLTSGQTFTDKCIKGMTEEVNKASSHNVYQFDRERFYFMVAERINRNDGRPTGTYGVDLRKRTCDCGKFKAFHLPCSHVIAACESIRQDYTIHIPDVFKIQHVFKVYQQSFQILPHQDNWPQYRGATLCHDETMRRKKRGRPNSTRIRTEMDDVEKEKRMCGICREVGHIRSKCPNVADPSNRLR encoded by the exons ATGAAAACATATCTGCCTGGAATGATAATAGACTTGGAAACGTTACCTGCATTTTCAAACGAAGGAAGCCAGTTGGGTGATAAGATGATATTCCATCGTCTATTTTGGGCTTTTCAACCATGCATCCATGGTTTTGCGTATTGCAAGCCAATTGTTCAAGTCAACGGAACATGGTTGTATGGAAGGTACAAAGGGACATTGTTGATGGCTGTGGCGCAGGATGGGAATG GATATGCATTGACGGAGTCAACGCACAACTACTATAGAACCGAAATTCGTCAGATAAATAGAGATgctttggagtggattgaaaatatCACCAGGGAGAAGTGGGCAAGGGCGTTTGATAGAGGGCAACAATGGGGACACATGACGACTAACCTTGCAGAAGCAATGAACTCTGTGCTAAAGGCAACCAGAAACCTTCCAATAGCGTCTTTGTTTTCGGCCACATATTTTCGGATGGGAGCATTATTTGGTCAACATGGACATGAATGGACAAAGAGGTTGACATCAGGCCAAACTTTTACAGACAAGTGTATCAAGGGGATGACTGAAGAAGTCAACAAAGCAAGCAGTCATAATGTTTATCAGTTTGACCGGGAGAGGTTCTATTTTATGGTGGCCGAAAGAATAAACCGCAACGATGGTCGACCAACTGGTACTTACGGTGTTGATCTGCGAAAAAGAACATGTGATTGCGGAAAATTTAAAGCGTTCCATTTGCCTTGCTCACATGTGATTGCAGCATGTGAAAGTATACGCCAAGACTACACCATTCACATACCCGACGTGTTCAAGATTCAGCATGTTTTTAAAGTCTACCAACAAAGCTTCCAGATCCTCCCACATCAAGACAATTGGCCGCAATATAGAGGAGCTACTCTTTGTCATGACGAAACTATGCGTAGGAAAAAAAGAGGTCGCCCAAATAGTACTCGGATTCGAACTGAAATGGACGACgtggaaaaggaaaagagaatgtGTGGGATATGCCGTGAAGTAGGCCATATCCGAAGTAAATGTCCAAATGTAGCAGACCCGTCCAATAGGCTTCGTTAA